A window of Gallus gallus isolate bGalGal1 chromosome 3, bGalGal1.mat.broiler.GRCg7b, whole genome shotgun sequence genomic DNA:
aaaataaagattgcaatgcctttttttttctttttttcttttttttttcttttcccccaggTATTTACACATTAGGAAGGTGACATTTGAAATACCAGACTTTCTTAGCTCTTAGTGGATAAGTATCAAACAGTCCTAGGGTATAGAAGAATACACTTGGTATCCAGCACATAGCCATGCTCTCCTCTCTATCACATTTTCATAAGCCCTGTTACAAGGGAACACCATGAACACTTCTACCATTTCCACTATTATTTATTCCTATTGTAACTGTCCCTACTTTGTGAGATTATTTCCCAGCCGATGATTCTCATGTTGCAGATAGAGGTGTAGTTGCAGACAAAAATTAATTAATCCAAGAACAGCTAAAAACCATCATACTCTGTTGAATTAAATAGGCAGTAGAACATACAGGGATCATGGACCTTATGTTGCTTCTTGATTTGGctaaaacttttcattttttggtGTCTGAATGGTATTTTCAGTAATTTACCCATAATTGATGACATTTACTATTATCATGCATTGGTTAGAGATAGCAAGCACAGAAAGAATGGGAGAGAGATTTTAACTGGGACAAAAGTGACTCCCATTTTTATGCTAAATCAGTTATTGAGTCTGACTTGTGAAATGGTGACCTCTGAAATAGTGCTCAATGAAAATCACTCAGCTCACTAAAGTCACAAAAAATACCCACTGCAAATCTTctcttaattttaatttatagCAGGAATTTGTGATTCTTTCAAATATTGCAATTCATTCtccttaaagaaagaaaaaagaaaagatcagaaCAACACAGGATAACCATAAAGCTCAAAGCAATCCTGACTGAAGTAAGATGTGACCTAAGTTTCTGCATGGCATATATTTCACCACTGCCAAATCATCTCAGACTGGGTTGAGATGCTAAAACCCTTCACTTTCACTCTGTGGTTCCTTCTTTCTTCATGATAAAATCAGTAATTCTCCTGCAAGCTGCTTCTAAATGTTTTGATCCCAAACTCAACAAAAATCCATAAGAGACTTCATTGAATATTGGATCAGCCCCTATTTTCAATGCATATAGGTTTTTCCTCTTAGTGGTTGTAGTGACAATTTCACAGTCACAAAGAATGGTATCTTCCAGCTTGCTTTGACTATGTGccatttaaaagcatttctcccctttttttcAGAGTGGATGACTGAGCACACAGAGATCATTACACAGAAGCTCTAAACTAAATCCTACCCTACTTTTCTGGGTCCTTCAGATTAGCACTtgctctgtctttcttttcattatatattatattttgtttctattatGGATCAATATGAAGTCATggctggcagctgagctgctcagtGGCTACAGAGCTCAGTAGTTTTCCCAGCTCTCCTAATGATTTGCTGTGTGATCTTGGGCAAGTTCTTCCTTGACTCTGCTTATCCATCTCCttgggaaataaaaatcattaatCATCACTGTAAACTCTTCCCAGGCCTACAAATGAAAAGTGCTCATTATTAATGCTATTCATTTTTAGgatatatatttcatttgaaatgccTGACATCTAACTTCGCTGTTGTATTCAGTAAGGGCtggaaaaggtgtttttttagcagaaaaacagattcaTAGAGGTAgaaatttttatataaatatcttCTAGTCTTCTCTTACACATTTCTAACCCACAAACATCTTTGAATTAAATTTCTAAGACAATTGTTTAGGCCCAAAATTTGCATTGATTTAATTTcctatacatttattttttttacttacatCTTCCCAAATCTTTTATTAAATAGGACTTTGACTTTCTTTACAACTACAAATTTCCTTTCAGCCTTTCAACTCATGATTTGGAATGGTAAACTAAATTGCAGACTACAGggaatattttgcttttcccctttctcttgtTGAAAAGCAAATTATTCACAGAGAAATTACAACCTAACAAGACGAGAAATCCACAGAGTCACACACATCAAAGTCCAAGCCAACCACTTTTGAGTTTCACAATTAGTATCTTAATTGTGAAAGAGATATTCTGTGAGAGAATCTCAGCCACAGTCGGCGTGGATCAACTAATCACTGCTGTGGTGCAGTTCCTTCCCAACAGTTACACAGAAAACAGGGCTCAATAGTTTAAATTCTGGGCCCGTGTTAGTGCTCACTATCCTTAAACTCTCTGTTAACTGTTTTGTAAAAtggttaattttctttttcctctctcatcaCTTATCCCCCCAGTGCAACGTTAAATGTTGATGCGCAGCCTTAATTGGTTTAGTCACGAGAagataatctttttttcctccttcctcgCTGTTGCCTGTTAGCTTAAAGGCTTTTTAGCTGAAGGTTGATAATTATCACTGAGAAGAAACTAGCACATCAGGAGTTCATTTTCCATCTTAGCACTTGTGGTGCTCCTTTGAACTCCCCTGGCCAAACCCGCATTCCCACTTTGTCACTTTCCTCCCTCCATCATAAAAAGGTCTCGGCAGCCGGCAGCTCCAGCTTTTGCTGGCGGGCAGCGGGAATTGCTTGTCCCGCGCGCTCCTCCAGAATGGACAAATTGCATGAGACGTTGATAAATATGGAAGACACTTTGGGTTCGGAGCACTCTGTCTGCTTATCCTCCTGGGACTGGAAGAACACAGCTGGGGCTTTCGAGCTGCACTCCGTCTCCTCTCCACACAGCTTATCCCCAACGCCGTCCTTCGAGTCTTACTCCTCGTCCCCATGCCCGGCGGCGGCCGAGACCCCATATAGCGGTGGCGGCCTGGTGGGCTACGGCCTGGTGGACTTCCCCCCAGCCTACCTGCCCAGCCCTGGACAGGCCCGGCTGCCCAAGGGCACCAAGGTGCGGATGTCAGCCCAGCGCCGGAGGAAAGCCAGTGAGAGGGAGAAGCTGCGGATGAGGACCCTGGCCGACGCGCTGCACACACTGCGCAACTACCTGCCGCCTGCCTACAGCCAGCGGGGACAGCCCCTCACCAAAATACAGACCCTCAAGTGCACCATCAAGTACATCAGCGAACTGACGGAGCTCCTCAACAGTGTCAAGAGGGCGTAGGGCCCAGCTGGAGCACCTACCCTGGCACCCCGAGGCTCTGCTGTGGAAGAGCCTcttaaaaaaagacaacaaaaccaGTCCAATTTCTTCTTTGTTGGAGCGTGGTTTCATGGGGTGACAGAGGAACATGAGGGAGGGAGAGCGAGGGTTGCTGCGTACGTAGGACGTGATGCTGGAAGGTGATGTAGGGCTGCCTAAAGCCTGAGCTGCAAGTTGCTGAGATGGAagtcttgctttttgtttttcttatgctcctgttttgtttgtctttttttgtttattttaatgataaGCTTCTGACAAATTTTAAAGCTGATCTGATACAAACCAGAAAGCCATCTGAATGTCCTAGGATTTACATATCTGTGTTCTGACTGATCTTCTGTTTACTGCAGACCACAGTAAATCCATAGCTTTTAAAGTGAATTTGTAAGAAGTAACAACAATCGCATATGATTTATAAGTATATTGATTTGTAGGCACTTTAATATTAGGATGAGGAGGAACATGTTTAGCTAGTTCAAGTATTACTTATTTGTCTACATTTCCTCTGTACTTGAAAATCAAGAAAAGAAGTAATAGCAAGAACTTCTTTGCTCATAACAAATGCCATATTCTGTAACAATGCCATAGTCTGTGCTTTGTATTACATATCTGGTAGATAAGTAAAGTCTAAAACTGACCATTAAAttctggaaatgaaatataaacCAACTGATCTTATATAGATAAATTGCTGCTAAagtctttcttctgttttaacatatacagaaacaaatcttatttttgtttttaatctaaaaAATCTTTGCTTCAGAGTCTGATAAAATGTGGAATACATTTTTACATCAAACTACTAGATGAAGGTTGGGCTGAGCTCTGTCCcccctcttccttctctctggggtaaaataaattgatttgaATATCAGAAAGATGCAAAATTTTATCCTCAAGATGTACTGAAATCTAAGAGGATGCTAGTAACTGTAACATCTCCTTATTAAAGGCTGTCACATCAGCTGTTTCTTACAACCAGTAACAGTCCTGTAAAGAACACACATGAAACCTTCCAAAAGCCAAAGAAATGAGGACATAGTCCAaacctttaatttcttttagcTTTTATGTGACCAAGATCACATATGTCTCAccaaactggaggaaaaaaaaaagaaagcgaAAGCTCCATAAATCTCATTGCAGATTGATTTCAAATACTTGGCTACACCGAGGCCAGTCATGCAGAGAGAGGAGCAAAATCTGGCACAGAGTTGCTGTATTGCAAGGCTGAGCAGCACGGAGTTCATTAAGGCAGATTAACCTTTTCTCTGTGGGGAGATGTAAAGCACCAGGAGAGCAGCACGCAGAGAAAACAGGCTTGTCTCACCGGGCTGAATAGATCAACATGTCTGTGTGGGGCAGATGGTTTTGGTTTGTGAATGcattctgcagcagagctctgcaaagctAAAACTTTTTgcatctctctcttctttttttcctctttctggtTGTTTGTAATGAAATAGGTAAAATAggtatatgtaatatatattaGTAAAATAGgctttgtacttttttttctccctgcttcagCCTAAGCTCACTCAATACTCTTCTCAGATGGTATATACATACTGGAGCAGTCAGTGTGAAATCCATCACTGTCTTCAAAAGCAGCTAAGTTCAAATTTATGCAGGTAGAAGAGTCACTCAAATGTATGCACAATTAAGCATATTCTTTATGCTCCTGTTCTGTTTTAACCCACATTACCTTTCTCACAAACTTTTGGGCATTAGTAAGAGTGTAAGTAGCATCATTTTTTAAAGCCCTATAAAATTGTTCAGATAGAGATAATTGCCTGTGCATATGAAATGGCAGCACTAATATCACCATAGTGTTCCTCACTATGAGCCCGTGTACTGGATCCAGATTTGAGCACATGAAGAGCCTCACAGGCAAGATCAGTCAGATCAgatctggaacaggttgcccggtgaggttatggatgcccctGCCCTAGAAGCATttagggccaggctggatggggctttgagcaaccccatctagagggaggtgtccctgactatagcagggggttggaaatggatgatcttaaaggtcccttccaacccaaaccattctatgattctatgatctcctaATGATTAAGAAGATGAAATTGTGCATTGGCCACAGGACCTCACACAGAACCAGAACTGAGAATTTGATCCTGAGTCTTTTAACAAAGACTCTCACTGTAGTCAACATCTGTAAAGGAGTACATGCTCACTAGTGATGGCAAAGCACCAGCAGATAGAAGGTAGTTCCATCACTGTAATTTTGGTTGTAGACTGTCATCCTGTGCTACTATGCTGTTATGATAGATTATCTATGCTTGGTAAGTCTTCTAACCCTGCTCCTTAAATCTTCCACATCTGGAACTGCAAGTAATTACCATGCTTTTCAGCTAAGGAAGCCTATAGGGTTGTGCTTAAAGCAAAGGGATCAGGGATGTGAGAGCATCCACTTTTATTGCTAGTTTATCTATGACCTTGACTGGACATCCCACATCACTGATTCAGTTTACTCAACTGTAAATGAAGACATTGATAGCTAGTTTCAGAAGACTGCTGCTAATAAAGCTAAGTAACACTGATTCTGTGGCCTGGACTTCCTAGGATCTGCCAAGTTTGCTCTCAAGGACATTGAGCATTTCTCTCTCTACTTTTGTAGTTCTTCCTCTTGGTGTACAAATTTCACTGGAAGAGAAGAGATTGTTGTATTCATGATGATACAAGTCCCGCTGTTAATAAATCCTTATTCCtattaatttttaagtaaagTGAAACATAGTCAAGgttatttgttttccatttctttaccCTCAAGGATATAGGATATTTATTTGGTGTGAAAGAGACCTAGAATTGTGTCTCCCCGATATAAGAGAATGTAAGATCTAACAACCACCAGGACTGCATGTAAAATTCATGAGGCAGTATTGAAGTCCATTAGCAAAACTGATAGCCTATAGCAGagaggcaaaaaaataaaaataaaaaaaaagctacagtaGTAGTAGCCCAGCAATCACGGGAAGTCTGTGGCTGAGGAATTATATTACATTTTGCCTAAGGGACAGAGTCATTTACCAtgctaaagaaaaagagataca
This region includes:
- the MSGN1 gene encoding mesogenin-1, producing MDKLHETLINMEDTLGSEHSVCLSSWDWKNTAGAFELHSVSSPHSLSPTPSFESYSSSPCPAAAETPYSGGGLVGYGLVDFPPAYLPSPGQARLPKGTKVRMSAQRRRKASEREKLRMRTLADALHTLRNYLPPAYSQRGQPLTKIQTLKCTIKYISELTELLNSVKRA